The following proteins are encoded in a genomic region of Cryptomeria japonica chromosome 11, Sugi_1.0, whole genome shotgun sequence:
- the LOC131062286 gene encoding cytochrome P450 71AU50 encodes MEFLNISWISILITVLLAGFVVGISRKMSKMPPGPTPFPIIGNLHLISRLPHRSFSSLAQKYGPIMTLHLGSLPTVIISSPEMAKQVLKTQDHIFASRPPMGDNDHILSPQKVSISPYNPYWKFMRKILVSELLSPKRLKSFAPLRAQEVSAMIHSILQKAIANYKSGVNLIAVDLSREVGFLTNNTICRMSFGKTCNDDQMGGRAFKEVLDDCLALAAGFKYSDYIPLLGWFDLQGNRRRHAKLTEIFHLFVEKIVDEHFERRKKSNGLECEDFVDLLLSLSEDESMEIKINRDQIKKVILDLLAAATDTSGSTLEWAMSELLRDSSSMMRVQNEIDCIVGSNRMVEESDLPHLNYLQAIVKETLRLHPPVPLLIPHLSMEQSTIAGYQIPENTQVLVNAWAIARDAIAWEEANEFKPERFIGNPIDVKGQDFELIPFGSGRRGCPGINLALSLVHLGLAQLLHCFNWSLPIGVTPKNLDMSEVYGLTMPRAIHLYAIPIPRLQIGLYETKT; translated from the exons ATGGAATTCCTGAACATTTCATGGATTTCTATCCTCATAACTGTCCTGCTCGCAGGATTTGTAGTAGGAATATCTAGGAAAATGTCCAAAATGCCGCCAGGGCCAACGCCCTTTCCCATCATTGGCAACCTTCATTTAATCTCCCGTCTTCCTCACAGATCCTTCTCCTCTCTTGCCCAAAAATATGGCCCAATTATGACCCTCCACTTGGGTTCTCTCCCAACAGTCATAATTTCATCTCCTGAAATGGCTAAACAAGTCCTCAAAACGCAGGACCATATATTTGCTAGCCGCCCTCCCATGGGAGATAACGACCATATCCTAAGTCCCCAGAAAGTTTCAATCTCTCCATATAATCCATATTGGAAATTCATGCGCAAAATCCTCGTTTCTGAGCTTCTTTCGCCAAAGAGATTGAAATCATTTGCACCCCTCAGAGCCCAAGAAGTTTCTGCAATGATACATTCCATACTACAAAAAGCCATTGCCAACTATAAGAGTGGCGTTAACCTCATTGCTGTAGATTTATCTAGGGAGGTAGGTTTTCTCACTAATAATACCATCTGCAGAATGTCATTTGGGAAAACATGTAATGACGATCAAATGGGTGGAAGAGCATTCAAGGAAGTTTTGGATGATTGTCTTGCTCTAGCTGCTGGCTTTAAATACAGCGATTACATTCCTCTGTTGGGTTGGTTTGATTTGCAAGGCAATAGACGAAGACACGCCAAGCTTACTGAGATTTTTCATCTGTTTGTGGAGAAAATTGTGGATGAGCACTTTGAAAGAAGGAAGAAATCCAATGGCCTGGAGTGTGAGGACTTTGTGGATTTGCTTCTTTCTTTGTCTGAAGATGAATCCATGGAGATTAAAATCAACAGAGACCAGATCAAGAAAGTTATTCTG GACTTGTTAGCTGCAGCCACAGATACTTCAGGAAGCACATTAGAATGGGCAATGTCGGAGTTACTTAGAGATTCTTCATCAATGATGAGGGTCCAAAATGAGATTGACTGTATAGTTGGATCCAATCGTATGGTTGAAGAATCTGATCTACCTCATCTTAACTATTTACAAGCAATAGTGAAAGAAACATTAAGACTTCACCCACCTGTCCCTTTGCTCATTCCACATCTATCTATGGAACAATCAACAATAGCGGGATATCAAATACCAGAAAATACCCAAGTTCTTGTGAATGCTTGGGCTATTGCAAGAGATGCAATTGCTTGGGAAGAAGCCAATGAATTCAAGCCAGAAAGATTTATAGGGAACCCAATTGATGTCAAAGGTCAAGATTTTGAACTCATACCTTTTGGTTCAGGAAGGAGAGGGTGCCCTGGAATTAACTTGGCTTTGTCCTTAGTCCATCTTGGCCTTGCACAACTATTACATTGCTTCAATTGGAGTCTTCCTATAGGGGTAACTCCTAAAAATTTGGATATGTCAGAAGTATATGGTCTAACCATGCCAAGGGCAATCCATCTTTATGCCATTCCAATTCCCCGCCTTCAAATAGGACTCTATgaaacaaaaacctaa